Proteins encoded in a region of the Roseateles sp. SL47 genome:
- a CDS encoding amidohydrolase codes for MAETSTVHADLILHRGLFTTLNRAQPTAQAVAIKDGSFLKVGHEQEVMAFAGPRTKVIDVRGKRVLPGLIDNHLHIIRGGLNFNMELRWDGVRSLADAMAMLKRQVDVTPTPQWVRVVGGFTEHQFAEKRLPTLDELNAVAPDTPVFILHLYDRALLNAAALRAVGYTKDTPEPPGGQIARDSQGNPTGLLLAKPNAAILYATLAKGPKLPLNYQINSTRLFMRELNRLGITGAIDAGGGFQNYPDDYEVIEQLAKDQLLTIRLAYNLFTQKPKQEKDDFLRWTRESQYKQGDDYFRHNGAGEMLVFSAADFEDFRVERPDMPPQMEGDLEEVVRILAENRWPWRMHATYDETISRALDVFEKVNQDIPLEGLNWFFDHAETISEASMDRIAALGGGVAVQHRMAYQGEYFVERYGAGAAEATPPVRKMLDKGLKVSAGTDATRVASYNPWVSLSWLITGKTVGGLQLTPQRNCLDREQALRMWTENVTWFSNEEGKKGRIQEGMLADLVVPDRDFFACAESDIADTSALLTVVGGKVVWGAGEFSGDDETSPPLPLPDWSPVSRFGGYAGWGDKEGRPLQAAIQRTISCDCATHCAVHQHDHARAWASNAPVSDLKSFWGALGCACWAV; via the coding sequence TCCTGCATCGCGGTCTGTTCACCACGCTCAATCGCGCACAACCCACCGCCCAGGCCGTGGCCATCAAGGACGGCAGCTTCCTCAAGGTCGGCCATGAGCAGGAGGTGATGGCCTTCGCCGGGCCTCGCACCAAGGTGATCGATGTGCGCGGCAAACGTGTGCTGCCCGGCCTGATCGATAACCACCTGCACATCATCCGCGGCGGCCTCAACTTCAATATGGAGTTGCGCTGGGACGGCGTGCGCTCTCTCGCCGACGCGATGGCCATGCTGAAGCGCCAGGTCGATGTGACACCCACCCCGCAATGGGTCCGCGTGGTGGGCGGGTTCACCGAGCACCAATTCGCAGAAAAGCGGCTGCCAACGCTGGATGAACTCAATGCCGTGGCGCCAGATACGCCAGTGTTCATCCTGCATCTGTATGACCGCGCCCTGTTGAACGCCGCCGCACTGCGCGCCGTGGGCTACACCAAGGACACGCCCGAACCACCCGGCGGCCAGATCGCTCGCGACAGCCAAGGCAACCCCACCGGCCTGTTGTTGGCCAAGCCCAATGCCGCCATCCTCTACGCCACACTGGCAAAGGGCCCGAAGCTGCCGCTGAACTATCAGATCAATAGCACCCGCCTGTTCATGCGGGAACTGAACCGACTGGGCATCACCGGCGCCATCGATGCAGGCGGCGGTTTCCAGAATTATCCCGACGACTACGAGGTGATCGAGCAACTGGCCAAAGACCAGCTGTTGACCATCCGTCTGGCCTACAACCTCTTCACCCAGAAGCCCAAGCAGGAAAAGGACGACTTCCTGCGCTGGACCCGGGAATCCCAATACAAGCAGGGCGACGACTACTTCCGCCATAACGGCGCCGGCGAAATGCTGGTGTTCTCCGCCGCGGACTTCGAGGACTTCCGCGTGGAGCGCCCGGACATGCCGCCCCAGATGGAAGGCGACCTGGAGGAAGTGGTGCGCATCCTGGCAGAGAACCGCTGGCCCTGGCGCATGCACGCCACCTACGACGAAACCATCAGCCGGGCGCTGGATGTGTTTGAGAAGGTCAACCAGGACATTCCGCTGGAAGGCCTGAACTGGTTCTTCGACCATGCCGAGACCATTTCCGAAGCCTCCATGGACCGCATTGCCGCCCTGGGCGGCGGTGTGGCCGTGCAGCATCGGATGGCCTATCAGGGCGAGTACTTCGTGGAACGCTACGGCGCGGGCGCTGCTGAAGCCACCCCGCCCGTGCGCAAGATGCTGGACAAGGGCCTGAAGGTCTCCGCCGGCACCGATGCCACCCGCGTGGCCTCCTACAACCCGTGGGTGTCGCTGTCCTGGCTGATCACCGGCAAGACCGTCGGCGGCCTGCAGCTCACGCCGCAGCGCAATTGCCTGGACCGTGAACAGGCCCTGCGGATGTGGACCGAAAACGTCACGTGGTTCAGCAATGAGGAAGGCAAGAAGGGCCGTATCCAGGAAGGCATGCTGGCCGATCTGGTGGTGCCCGATCGGGACTTCTTTGCCTGCGCCGAAAGCGACATCGCCGACACAAGCGCCTTGCTGACCGTCGTCGGCGGCAAGGTGGTCTGGGGCGCCGGCGAGTTCAGCGGGGACGATGAAACCTCGCCGCCCCTGCCGCTGCCAGACTGGTCACCCGTCAGCCGCTTCGGAGGGTATGCCGGTTGGGGCGACAAGGAGGGCCGTCCGCTTCAAGCCGCCATCCAGCGCACGATCAGCTGCGACTGCGCCACCCACTGCGCCGTTCACCAGCACGACCATGCGCGCGCCTGGGCCAGCAATGCCCCGGTGTCGGATCTGAAGAGCTTCTGGGGCGCCCTCGGCTGCGCCTGCTGGGCCGTATGA